One Oceanispirochaeta sp. M1 genomic window carries:
- a CDS encoding transcriptional regulator, with amino-acid sequence MNNDMTNSQASADFNKAKSKALFNTVMNILRPEKRELLSFYDVKSLIKTKSESYGGMQTVKVDDIAGSEGRYSDFNKAFLPKKEHLRKRWESIDKAYMGDVILPPIQLYKMGDMFFVRDGNHRVSVAKAQGVYSIDAEVFELSTEIEIKSGMDMMDLKRSVIAFERNQIINQTDLDGIIEEGEIFFTAPGRYEEMLQHILGHKYFINMDQEEEIALPVAARSWYDNLYVPVVETIRKANLLSRFPGRTEADLYIWIVKQWHYLKEKYGQEYPLEAAAAKYTEEHGSHFLKNPIKWFKEKFTTQG; translated from the coding sequence ATGAATAATGACATGACAAACTCTCAGGCTTCTGCAGATTTCAACAAGGCTAAAAGCAAAGCTCTTTTTAACACGGTTATGAATATTCTCCGCCCTGAGAAGCGGGAACTCCTCTCCTTTTATGATGTTAAGTCACTGATTAAAACAAAATCAGAAAGCTATGGCGGCATGCAGACTGTTAAAGTGGATGATATTGCCGGAAGTGAAGGACGCTACAGTGATTTCAACAAGGCATTTCTTCCTAAAAAAGAACATCTCAGGAAACGCTGGGAAAGCATAGATAAAGCCTATATGGGTGATGTGATCCTACCTCCCATCCAGCTGTATAAAATGGGCGATATGTTTTTTGTAAGAGATGGGAATCATCGTGTATCTGTTGCCAAGGCTCAGGGTGTTTATTCCATTGATGCTGAAGTTTTTGAACTTTCTACAGAAATAGAGATTAAAAGCGGTATGGATATGATGGATCTTAAACGTTCTGTCATTGCCTTTGAACGGAATCAGATCATCAATCAGACCGACCTGGACGGGATAATCGAAGAGGGAGAAATATTCTTCACCGCACCGGGACGTTATGAGGAGATGCTTCAGCATATTCTGGGTCACAAGTATTTTATTAATATGGATCAGGAAGAGGAGATAGCTCTGCCTGTTGCCGCACGATCCTGGTATGACAATCTTTATGTTCCGGTTGTTGAGACAATCCGGAAGGCCAACCTTTTATCAAGATTCCCCGGAAGAACCGAAGCGGATCTTTATATATGGATTGTAAAACAGTGGCATTACCTGAAAGAGAAATACGGTCAGGAATATCCCCTGGAAGCAGCAGCCGCAAAGTATACTGAAGAACATGGATCACATTTCCTAAAGAACCCCATCAAGTGGTTCAAGGAAAAATTCACGACTCAGGGCTGA
- the pth gene encoding aminoacyl-tRNA hydrolase gives MSSAKIDIKMLVFAGNPGNQYKETRHNAGWLCLETLEQRHSLSWSEKFNSRLGNFRLESSQYRVLQPLCFMNKTGEPVRKAADFFQLDPEEVLVIHDDLELPFGTVQIRKGGGLGGHNGLRSMKQHLGSDAFYRLRFGISRPSRGDVSSWVLSRFSVEEMPMMGILTERSIRVLEEILKGNHNTLINKKLNLLDGMPE, from the coding sequence TTGTCCTCAGCTAAAATTGATATCAAGATGCTGGTTTTTGCGGGAAATCCCGGAAATCAGTATAAGGAAACCCGTCACAACGCAGGCTGGCTCTGTCTGGAGACTCTGGAACAGAGACATTCCCTGAGCTGGAGTGAAAAGTTTAACAGCCGTCTGGGTAACTTCCGTCTGGAAAGCAGCCAGTACCGTGTGCTGCAGCCCCTCTGCTTTATGAATAAAACAGGTGAACCCGTACGTAAAGCCGCCGACTTCTTTCAACTGGACCCTGAAGAGGTTTTGGTTATCCATGATGACCTGGAGCTTCCCTTCGGTACCGTTCAGATCCGTAAGGGGGGGGGACTCGGAGGCCATAACGGATTAAGATCCATGAAACAGCATCTTGGCTCCGATGCCTTCTACAGGCTGCGATTCGGTATTTCCAGACCCTCCCGGGGAGATGTATCTTCATGGGTTCTCTCCCGTTTCTCTGTTGAAGAGATGCCAATGATGGGTATTCTTACAGAACGGAGCATAAGGGTGCTTGAAGAAATACTGAAGGGCAATCACAATACACTGATAAACAAAAAGTTGAATCTATTGGACGGTATGCCTGAATGA
- a CDS encoding N-6 DNA methylase: MTLREQADRLNISVHTLKNWQNRSESEEQGVESLVSRANKLSSSKQILPKELLQNPGNAPLLNEMTDLLDSLELSLEGRLLYFIIHFLKFKGVLEYSEPDRPSGSLNTLENILKTSDAPALLAEELQMRLNDLPKDEAAAPLPPFSDLSGLIKKSLNREYDLPGLIYQSLRKEGGRSRQGAWFTPRRVIDSMLRPYINKKDSIFDPCCGSGLFLCRFAELKGSSEGISGMDLDPMAVFITRINLFLRFPSMTDLTVITVTDSLLTPSWNLSENCLVATNPPWGAHLQPEAKRVMKKRYPELSSGETASLFLRRCVEELPPGGAASFLLPESLCYVQTHKDIRTYLLDHAAPVRISPRGRLFHSVYSEVFSCDILKGGQQRKIRINSNETHSLGRYKKNPDHIFNIHCSDQEAALITKIEHGKSRSLPKDCRWLLGVVTGDNRRFVADSPAEGCPPLLTGKEIKPFAADSPCCWLRVDKGPLQQSRKLEEYAEAKLIYRFIGYTPLFSIDRKGLITLNSANSIVLPETADLDGESESSLSIEIEELAFWYNSSLFKFLWLKQYRSVKMLRRHLEYLPIPLWKLDEKSRIKTLVQNAEKGQDTSSLMDEMIFNHFELNEEERRFVLS, translated from the coding sequence ATGACACTCCGGGAACAGGCAGACAGACTGAATATCAGCGTGCACACCCTGAAAAACTGGCAGAACCGCAGTGAATCTGAAGAGCAGGGCGTAGAAAGCCTGGTCAGCAGAGCCAATAAGCTCAGTTCTTCCAAACAGATACTCCCCAAAGAACTTCTACAGAATCCGGGCAATGCCCCTCTGTTGAATGAGATGACCGATCTTCTTGATTCATTGGAACTGAGTCTGGAAGGAAGGCTTCTCTATTTCATTATCCATTTTCTAAAGTTCAAAGGAGTTCTGGAATATTCAGAACCTGACCGGCCCTCGGGCAGTTTAAATACACTGGAAAATATTCTGAAAACATCAGATGCTCCGGCTCTGCTTGCTGAAGAGCTGCAGATGCGCCTGAATGATCTTCCAAAAGATGAAGCTGCTGCCCCACTTCCCCCCTTCTCTGATCTTTCCGGACTCATCAAAAAGAGTCTGAACAGAGAGTACGATCTTCCCGGTCTTATCTATCAGAGCCTGAGAAAAGAAGGTGGACGATCCCGACAGGGAGCCTGGTTTACACCCCGTCGGGTTATCGATTCAATGCTCCGCCCCTATATCAATAAAAAAGACTCCATTTTTGATCCCTGCTGCGGTTCAGGACTTTTTCTTTGCCGTTTTGCAGAACTGAAAGGAAGTTCAGAGGGAATATCGGGTATGGATCTGGACCCCATGGCCGTATTTATCACAAGAATCAATCTTTTCCTCCGATTTCCCTCTATGACCGACCTGACTGTTATCACTGTAACCGACAGCCTGCTGACACCCTCATGGAATCTGTCTGAGAACTGTCTGGTAGCAACCAACCCTCCCTGGGGGGCCCATCTGCAGCCCGAAGCAAAAAGAGTGATGAAAAAGCGTTATCCCGAATTAAGCTCCGGTGAAACGGCATCCCTGTTCTTAAGACGATGTGTAGAAGAGCTTCCTCCTGGCGGAGCAGCCTCTTTTCTCCTTCCTGAATCCCTGTGTTATGTACAGACTCATAAAGATATCCGGACCTACCTTCTAGACCATGCAGCTCCTGTCAGAATAAGTCCCAGAGGACGGCTGTTTCATTCCGTATATAGTGAAGTCTTCAGCTGTGATATTTTGAAGGGTGGACAGCAGAGAAAAATCAGAATAAACAGTAACGAAACTCACAGCCTCGGGCGCTATAAAAAAAATCCTGATCATATCTTCAATATCCACTGCTCGGATCAGGAAGCTGCACTGATCACAAAGATTGAACATGGCAAAAGCCGGTCACTTCCGAAAGACTGCCGCTGGCTTCTCGGGGTAGTCACAGGAGATAACAGACGTTTCGTGGCAGACAGCCCGGCAGAAGGATGTCCTCCTCTTCTGACAGGAAAGGAAATTAAGCCTTTTGCTGCTGATTCTCCATGCTGCTGGCTCAGAGTCGATAAGGGTCCCCTGCAGCAGAGCAGAAAGCTGGAAGAGTATGCCGAGGCAAAACTGATATACCGCTTTATAGGATATACACCTCTGTTCTCCATAGACCGGAAAGGTCTTATTACTCTGAATTCAGCCAACAGTATTGTACTTCCTGAAACAGCAGATTTGGATGGTGAATCTGAATCCTCCTTATCTATTGAAATAGAGGAGCTTGCCTTTTGGTATAATTCATCTCTTTTTAAATTCCTTTGGCTGAAACAGTACCGCTCTGTCAAAATGCTCAGAAGGCATCTGGAATATCTCCCCATCCCCCTCTGGAAATTAGATGAAAAAAGCAGGATAAAAACACTTGTACAAAATGCAGAAAAAGGTCAGGATACCTCCTCCTTAATGGACGAGATGATTTTTAACCATTTTGAACTGAATGAAGAGGAGAGACGCTTTGTCCTCAGCTAA